A window of Aurantibacillus circumpalustris genomic DNA:
ATTCTCCTCATTTTTAATGATCCTGCCTTGTTGGGATTTTTATTTACCGGTGTGATGATTCTTTTTGAAAAAAATGAAAACACGCTTCAGGTTTTGGCTGTGAGCCCTTTAAAGGAGCGAAATTATATCCTTTCAAAAACAGTTTCACTCACTAGCATTTCTTTGTTTTGTTGCTGCGCAATGGCTTCTGCAGCTGTTGGAACAAATTTTAACATGGTGCATTATTTTTTTGCAAGCGTTTTAACTACTGGCTTTTTTACCTTCTTGGGAATGATTATGGTAGCAGGAGTAAATACCTTTAACCGGTTTATATTGAAGTCTGTGGGAGTGCTTATTTTGCTTTCACTTCCCTTTTTAGGATACTATGAATTACTTTCAAGAAATTGGTTTTTGTGGATGCCGACGCAAGCCTGCATTGATCTTTTTAAAGCAAGCTTTGAAAAAAATACAACTACCATGCAAATTATTTACGGCTATGTGGCAGCCATTTTATGGACAGTAGTAACGTACTTATATGCTTTACGTTTGCTTACAAAGAATCTTAACTAATTAAAATGAAAAAAATAATACTTCTTACACTCAACGATTTTAAGCATGTGTTCAGGGATCGCATGTTGATAATTTTTTTATTTGTACCCGTATTGTTAATTTGTTTCGCTAAGTATTTTATTCCTTACATAACTGATATCTGCCCTGCGGTAAGGCAGTTTCATCCTCAAATAATGATGATGGGATGTATTCAAACTTCAGTGATGTTTGGGTTTATTACCGGTTTTATTATTTTGGAGGAGAAGGACGAAAATGTTTTGCAGGCCATTCGGGTTTTGCCAATTTCTGCTGGTTACTTTATACTTTACCGTTTTTTGTTTGCTTCCTTTTTTTCTTTTAGCGGTGCTTATAGCATGATTTTATTGGTCGATTTGGCCTGGCCAGGTTATTGGAATGGATTTTTATTGGCCTTACAGTATGGATTAGCAGCACCTTTTATAAGTTTGATTATTTCAACTTATGCCAAAAACAAAGTTGAAGGATTGGCGCTTTTTAAGGGAATTAATTTATTGATTATCATTCCTATTCTTGGTTTTATATTCCCGGGAACTTGGAGGTATTTTCTTTCTTTTATCCCCATGTTTTGGACTTATAAATTATATGACGACGCTGTAAATAATTTAAGTACTTTGGTTACCTTTCTTATGGGCCTTCTCGTTTACACGGCTGTTTTCATTTTTTTGATCAAAGAATTTAAAAAACGTGTGTTTAATAATTAGGAAAATAACAAGCTCTAAATAATAAGTCTTACACCGCCCAGTTCAGAAACCTTGTAAGTAAATTTATTTCCAGGTGAACCAATAAACATAAAGTTTTTTGGTATTTCCCATTTGTTGGATGGCTCTTCTATTAATTCAGGATCAAACACGCCATTAATTTCTAGGTATTCAATATCAATTTCGGGATAAGAACGGTCTAAAACTTTGATGTCTTTTGTTAAAGGAATATTACTTTCTCCTTTTGTAATGGTTGCGATTTTAAGTTTTTTAGTTGTTTCATTATCGCTTACATATTGCATAACGCGATTAAGTACAGCGACATTATCCCCTTTCGTAAAAAAAATAAATTCCTGAGAATTAATTTTTGAATGAAGTTTTTCAAGATAAATATTACTTAAACGAACAAATTTGTTAAGAGGTCTGTACAGGTATTCAATACTTTCTATTAAAAATTTTACGACTACTGATCTATTGAGCATTAAAGTGGAGACAAGAAATGTTGGCACAAGGTATTTTATAAATGTAAAAAATAATCCCTGATTAACACGGTAATTGCCGATAAATGCAACGATGATCAATGATACGGCAAACACTACTGCAAGTCCGCGTGCTTTTTCAGGACGCGGTAATTTAGCTCGTTTTATTTTTAATAATAAATTTCCAATTCCAAATAAACCCATTACGGCCAAAAACGAAAAGGTGTAAACTCCGGCGAGTGATCTCAGATCGCCTTTGGTTAGAATGCATTTAAAAATTGTTATATAAAAATAACAACAAGCAACCTTCCGTTGAGTAGGAAATGAAATGATTGTCAACAATCCTTTATTTATAACGCTTTAACAGATTGCTTACTGTTAAACCCTGCACAACGATTGAAAAAAGAACAATACAAAATGTGATCACCAAAAACATTTCGCTGTAAGGTGTTTGTTTACTCAGAGAAAGTACGAGGGCGATCGAAATGCCACCACGCAAGCCCCCCCAGGTTAAAGTAGTTAATCCGAGTAATTTATTGTCTTGTTTGCGATTAAGAATGAGGTAAGAAGGAACAAGTGAAATAAAACGTGAAAGTAAAGTTATTACTATGAAAACACCTCCAAGTAATAGATAATTTGTATGCAAAGGGATAATAAAAACTTCTAAACCAATTAAAACAAATAGAATGGTGTTACAGATTTCGTCAATCAATTCCCAAAATTTGTCCACATACTCAGCTGTAATGTTAGACATGGCTTCTTTTTTTCCTTGATTTCCAATTAAGAGTCCTGCAACAACCATAGCCAGAGGACCAGAGGCATGAATAAAATCAGCTAGTGTATAACCTCCCATTACAATGGAAAGAGAAATTAAAACTTCACTTTGGTAATGATCAATTGATTTCATAAGTCGATAGCCAACATATCCCACTGCTAAACCAACTCCAAGCCCACCAATTACCTCATGCAAAAAAATCTCGAATAAACTATTAATTGTAAGACTATCTATTCCAAGTTGTAAAACAGAATACATAATCATAAAAACCACTACACCAACACCATCATTAAAAAGTGATTCACCAACAATTTCGACTTTTAATTTTTTTGGAACATTGTATTTTGCTAAAATCCCAATAACTGCAATGGGATCCGTTGGTGAAATGAGTGCGCCAAAAAGTAAACAAATAATAAGTTGCGGATGATAGCCGAACAATGGTAAGATCCAATAAGCTAGAAAGCCAATTAAAAATGTAGAAATTAAAACTCCAATTGTAGCGTAAGAGATGACAGTAGCCCTCGCGTCTTTTAATTCAGAAAATTTAACGTGGAGCGCTCCAGCAAAAAGTAAAAAACATAAAATAATATCAAGTACGAAGGAACTAAAATCAAAAGCATTCATGTAATCACGCAATGGAGCAATGTTTTCGGGATAAAAGGAGCCGTAAATTTTAAGTGAAACACCAACAATCAAACTCAAAATCATTACACCAATTGTAGATGGGAGTTTTAACCAACGATGATTCATATATCCGAGTGAGGCAGACAAGGTAATAATAATGGATATGGCAGTAAAAACAGTCATAATTTGGTGACGCAAGATACTACTTAAGTAACAATTGTTGCAACATTTATTACGTTTTCTGTAATGTGACTTACTTGTTTATTTAGTATTTTGCAGCGCATTCTTCACGCGTAATGAACGACAATAAAAATCAATATTCTCTCAGAAACCTGCTTCGGTATAGGTTTAACTTGGACGCGGAAAAGGCCGATGAAAATACAATTATTGATTCCATTAAGTCGAACATTGAGTTTAAAGGCACAAATTTGTGGACTTTAATTTTCGCCATTCTGATCGCTTCAATAGGTCTAAACGTAAACTCTACTGCGGTAATTATTGGCGCCATGCTTATCTCTCCGCTAATGGGACCTATTATGGGAATTGGATTGGGTGCAGGTATTTTTGATTTTCAATTAATTAAAGATGCTTTAAAAAATTTATTTGTTGCAGCTGCTATAAGTTTAATTGCTTCAACTGTTTACTTTTTTATTTCGCCTTTGCATGAAGCCAGATCGGAATTACTAGCAAGAACAACACCAACAATATGGGATGTTTTAATTGCCTTGTTTGGAGGTCTTGCCGGAATTATCGCAAGTTCACGAAAAAGCATTACGAATGCAATTCCTGGGGTTGCTATTGCTACTGCTTTAATGCCACCGCTTTGTACGGCAGGTTATGGATTAGGTACAGGAAATATTTATTATTTTTTAGGAGCCTTTTATCTTTTTCTTATAAACTGTGTATTCATAAGCGTTTCTACTTTTTTAATTGTAAGGTATCTAAAATTTAAACCTGTTCATTTAGTAAATGAAGAAATGGAAAAAAAGGTGCGCAAGTACATTTGGTGGATCGCCATTCTAACCATTATTCCAAGTATTTTTCTGGCTTACCGTTTTGTGGAGCAAGAAATATTTAAACAAAATGCAGAAAGCTTTATTAATAGAGAAGTAAGATCGAACGGAATATTTGTGATTGACAAAACGATTGATGTTAGAGACAGAAGAATTGAACTTTTTGTTTATGGCGAGAAATTAACGGATAGTTTGTCGCGCACAATTGTAAAAAAGAAAAAGTTATACGGATTAGAAAAAGCAGAAGTCATCATTGAACAAACTCTTAATACTAACCAAAGAACAAAAGAACTTATAGCTGAGAAACCTGATATTAGTCTCGAATTAAAAACGCAACTAATCGAAAAGGATAAATTGATTAACAAATTAAATATGAGAATAAACAGTCAGTTTCAAGCCGCTGACTCTTCTATTTACAGAGAATTTTCAGCACTCTATGGTAAACCAAAAGAATTAATTATTTCAAGAACTTTGGATTTTACGGAAAAAGGCTTAGATACAATTACTTTGGTATACTATTTACTCCACAAAAAACCCAAACACATTGATAAGTCACAATTGGAAAACTGGCTGAAAGAACGCACGAAATCTAAACGTTTAAAAGTCGTTTCAAATTAAGTGTTCATTTTATAAAAGTAGTTCCGTTCTATTTAATAGTTCATTATACCTCAATAACTTTTTCTCCGTCCAAATAAGTTAACTTGTAAGGGCCTTGCTTACGATCGTTCCACGTTTGTACATCACCCATTTCCCGATTACGGTCTAATAACCCAAGATCTAAATCTTGATAAATTAAAGTCTCCGTATTAGAAACTGCTTCAGCGGCTATCCCCTCTCTAGAAAATTCAACATCAGAAGGAGTAAGGATGGCAGATTGAGAAAAATGAATATCTAAGTTTTCAACCTCTGGTAGATTACCTACACAGCCTGTGATGACAGTGTAAACTTGATTTTCAATGCACCGTGCTTGAGCGCAGTACCTAACTCTCAAATAAGCTCTCCTGTCATCTGTATTAAAAGGCACAAACAAAATTTTAGCACCTTTACTAACAGCAATTCTAGCAAGTTCAGGAAACTCAATGTCGTAACAAATTATGATGGCAACTTTTCCTTTATCGGTATCAAATACTTCAACTTTATTTCCACCTTTAACTCCCCACCATTTTTTTTCGTAGGGTGTAATGTGAATTTTATATTGTTTACCATGGGTGCCATCTCGTTTGAAGAGAAAAGAAATATTATAAAGAGTATCGTTTTCAGTGCAAAAATGAGATCCTCCAATTATATTAATATTGTATTTAACAGCCAGGGAGGTAAATAAATTAATATACTGCTCTGTGTAATTAGATAACTCTCTAATAGCAATAGCAGGAACTTTGTTTGGTAAAAATGATAATAATTGCATTGTCATCATTTCTGGAAATACAACAAAATCACTTTTATAGTCGGAAGAAGCATCAACAAAATACTCGCACTGTGTTGCAAATTCTTCAAAACTTTTAATGGAGCGCATTTGATATTGCACGGCACTTACACGAACATAGGGTGAATAGTCTATTTGACTCATTGCACCTTTACTTTTATAATTAAAATTTGTCCATTCTAAAAGTGTAGCAAAGCCGGCAGATTCTTTGTCATTTGGCAAATAATCAGGAAGGATACGTTTTAATGCAAAACCATTGGCTAGTTGTGCTGTTAATACAGGATCGTATATTTTTTTATCAATAACACGGCTAACGTATTCATCAATTTCTATTTTTTTCTGGTGCTTATGAAAATTTGGCAAACGCCCACCAATTAGAATACGACGAAGGTTATAATGTTTCGCAAGGTTTTTTCTTGCATCGTATAAACGTCTTGATAATTTCATACCGCGGCTTTTTGGACTAACCATTATTTCCATACCATAAAGCGTGTCGCCGCTTAACGTGTGATTTGAAATATTTCCATTGTCGGTTAGTTCTCCCCAGGAGGATGTTTCGGAATAATTTGCAAAATTAATTATCAGAGAAGAAGAAGAGGCTATAATTTCACTATCCATTAGAATGCACAATTGGCCTTCAGGAAAAATTGTTGTGAGATTCTCGAACTGAGCCTCGTTCCAGGGCTTCATGCCTGGAAAACAGGCAAGTTGTAATTCAACAATTTGTTTGTAATCAGATTTTCTGATTTTCCTTAGTTTTATTCTTTTAATAGCAGTCTCTTTTTCCATGTAATTTTTAAAAAGTATAACAACAGCAGACTTTCAATTTTATTAATTGGAATAAAAATCTGTGACTTTTGCTAGAAGTTGATTTTCGCTCATTTGCTCAGCAGCTTCCATAAAAAGGGTTCGTTTGTAAAGAGATTTTTCGTCCTCTTTTTCAATTCTTGTTTTAAGATGAACTTTGGTTTCTGCCGGGCCGAATATATATACCGAATCTTCAGCGTCAATATGATGTATGACTTCTTTTAAGAAATCATTTAATTGATGTTTTTTTCTTTCGTCAAATTTACCTTCATGATTCATATGTTGGGAACCATTAAAGGAGCCTTTATTTCCTTCTTTGTTATGATGAGTGCTGTTTTCAATTTTCGACTCAACTTTTTTAACCGACGTGTTATCTCCATTTACATGCACGATCAAAGCTTTTTCGCTATCTATCCAGATACCTAATTTGTTTTGCATAATTAATTTTTTTGGTTAATAATAAATGGTCAAGACAAAATAAAGTCTAATTAATTTTAGTTGAAAAGACTTTAAAGAGCTATAATTCCTGTCATTTCTAAATTACTCAATTTTTAAATAAAGACCAATTATTCTTCCTTGAAAACTTTGTTTTCTTTTAGTTTATAACATTTTTTGCAAAGTAAAATTAGCTAAATGCACTAATTGTAGCATTAAAGATTAACACCATTAAATTAGGATTAAATAACAAGCTAATTAAAATGAAGATAAAAGTTCGTTGCGGTATTTAGAGAGAATAATTGACTTTGAAAGGAAGCCTAAATAGCGTTCATTTTCAACTACCGGTAAATCCCACTGACCCGATTCATCGTATTTTTTCATGATGGAGAAGATGTCATCTTCTATCCAAATTTTTGCGATAGGTTTAACCATAAGCTCTTTAGCGATTATTGTATCATATAAATCGGGATTGAACATTTCTTCTTTAATACTGTCCACATAAATAATTCCTTTCAAGTTACCTTTTTTATCAAGCACAGGAAATCTGTTTCGCTTAGAGTGCTTTATGTGTTCAATGATCATTCTTAATTTTTCTTCTGGCTCAATAACTTCGAAATCCTTTTCAATTAGATTTCGAATATTAATTCTGCCCAAAAGACTCATGTCTTTATCACCAGAAACAATAGCACCTTGCTGTTTTAATTTTTTTACTTCAATGGATTCAGGATGAAAATATTTAACCACAACAAAACTAACGGAAGAAACTATCATTAACGGAATAATTAAATCGTAACCGCCAGTAATTTCAGCAATGAGAAAGATAGCTGTGAGAGGTGCGTGAAAAATCCCGCTAAGTATACCCGCCATTGCAACTAAAGTTAAATTAATAAACGGTACGTTATTAAAGCCAAGAAGAATAAGAACATTCGCAAAAATAAAACCTAGGTAGGCTCCAATGAACAAGGAAGGTGCAAAGTTTCCACCGTTACCACCACTTCCTAAAGTAATTCCAACTGCAAAAGCTTTTAATAAAAAAGTTATTGTAATTAATAGAAGTAACAAATACTGGTTGCCAATAAAGGGACTTAAAATACTATCCTTAAATAAAGCAGTCGGTTTCATTTCAGCAAGACTTTTTATGCTGTCATAACCTTCTCCAAAGAGGGAAGGAAAGAGCGCGAGAAGAGCAGCGAGAGCAAGCCCTCCGTATAAGCACCTTTTTACACCAGAAGTTATTTTGCTAAAATAGTGTTCAACCTTTTCAAAAAGAACAACGTGATAAAGAGAAACAAATCCGGCTAAAAGTCCAAGAAGTATGTAATAAGGAACGTTGTGATAATCGAACGGTTGAATTAGTCTGAAGTAAAGAAGAATATTTTCTTCCAATATTATTTTTGAAATTAATGTACCAGAGGCAGCTGCAATTAGAAGCGGAATGATTGCTGTAATGTTTATGTCCACAATAAGTACTTCAAGTGCAAAAAGAAATCCGGCAATTGGTGCATTAAATGCTCCTGCTATACCACCAGCTGCACCAGCCGCAAGTAAAAGGGTTTTTTCTTTATAGGTTAGTTTGTAGCGTTGACCAAAATTGGAACCAATAGCGGCGCCTGTACTTACAATAGGCGATTCTAACCCAGCGGAGCCACCAAATCCAACTGTAATACCGCTTGTAATAATGTGAGAATAGATTTGCCCAAAAGGTAAAATGCTTCCTTTTTTGGCGATGGCATACAGTATAGGTATAGTGCCTCTGAATAAATTGCCGCTAAAAAAGCGGTTCGTAATAAAAACGGTCAATCCAATACCAAGTAATGGCATCAAAAGGTAGATATACTTATAATCGAATGTAAGTAAGTAACCTTCTAAAACATATTTTCTAATAAAGTGTACAAATAATTTAAGAATAACTGCAGCGAGTCCAGCGCTTGCTCCAACAGCAATGCCCGAAAATATTAAAAATTGTTTTCCGTTTAATTTATCATGAATCCAACTGATGGTTTTATCGAGATAATTAATCTTATTTAAATTCATAAGTTTTTTTAATAATTAACGGGAGTCTTAATAATTTAAATACAATACTAAAGCAGCAGAATATTTGAAGCATCAGATTTGACAAGTTTAAAATTGTTGACTGTTTATGTCTTAAAAGGATAAAGATGAAACTCATGATATTTAAACTTGAGTTTCGGGTTATTACAACAAATCATTTACAACTTCGTGTGCTTTTAAAATATATATACTGTACACAACAAAGTTAAAGTTAATAGCGCCTAACGAAATTGATAATTATCAATGAAGTTATCGTTAAAAATGGGTAAATGATTTATCAGTAATAACAAGTGATTACAGAGAAGTTAATTTTTTAACTATAAATTTTATTTACAAAAAACTTGAAGAAGAAATAAACGAATGCAAAATAATTTAATTGACTCTTGTTAATTTTTTTACTAGTAACAGCCATAACTTGCGAACAGTTATACTTGCTCAATGAACAAGGGCGGCTCTATAAAAAGCAAAATGTAAAATTGGTATGCGGTATTTTTTTGCATCTGTTAAGTTTGACTTCTTATTTGTAAAAGCCTACCTGTTGAGATTAGAATAGAGTCAACTACAATTCTGCGTAAAAATGAATAAATAAATCCACTAAACTTGATTTGTATCAAAGGTTTTAATGTTTAGCTTGTTTATTTTTGTCCCGTATGTGTATGCCGAAGAACATAGTTTTTCGGTTGTTGTATGAGCACACAGGAAAGGTGGTGTATGGCCTTTCCTGTGATGCTTAATTCAAAACAGTTTTAAAAATCCCAAAAAACGCCCGTATCAATGTGAAATATTTAATTTAAGAAATTTAATGGAATAATTGACATTTGTCAATTGGATTAATTTTGTACATTTATTCCAATTGCTTATGGAATTTAATATTGATAAATATAAATTAAAATCGCAATCGTTTTTTGATATGCTTGGCCCCAACGAGGTTCAGTATACAAAAGATAACATAATACGTAAAGAATATAAAAAAGGTCAGGTCTTGTTTAAGGAAGATGGATTTTCAAAAGGTATCTACATCGTAAAAAAGGGAAAAGTTAAAATTCATAATACCGGTGGTGAGGGTAAAGAGAGTATTATTTATATTTATAAGAAATCTGATTTCTTTGGATATCGGCCTTTAGTTGCTAATGAACCTAATCCTGTTACTGCTACTGCAATGGATAATGTTGTAGTTTCTTTTATTCCGAAGGAAGTTTTTGAAAGTCTATTAAATACCTCAAATTTATTCGCAAAAAAACTTTTGATAAATGTTACCAGTGAGTTTAGTGTTTGGATTAATAAAATAACTCTTTTTTCTCAATACGCCGTAAAAGGAAGAGTAGCATTGAGTTTACTCATTCTGAGTAAAGTTTATGAAGGAGATAAGCCAGCTAATTTTATTACAATAAATATTGGCAGAGATGATTTGGCTGCTTATGTTGGTACCGCTAAAGAAACATTAGTACGTATGCTGCGCGTTTTTAAAGATGAAGGGGTAATAACCTCAAGTGGCACCAAAATCACAGTTGTTAAGCCAGAAGTTTTAGAAAACTATCTGAACTATTTTTAAAACCTCAAATATTTATTTATTATTCTCTCCACTTTTATTATTTTTCATAATAACTGTTCTGATTGGAAAAGGTATTTCAATGTTATTTTTAATGTAACTTTTATGGAGTGCTTTAATAAACTCGTGTTTAATTAAAAATTGATTTCCAAATTCTTGAGCTCGTAAAATAACCGCGAAATTAATACTTGAGTCAGAAAAAGTATGATAACGTGTGAAGGGCGTAAACTCTTTAGCGCCACCTTCAACTGTTTGCAATATTCTAGTGGCTGTTTCAAGAGTAATTTTCTCTACAATATCAAGATCACTGTCATAGCTGACACCTACTTCAACAGCAAACGACATTTCAAGCTCTGGAAAAAAATAATTCGTAACTATTGAAGTTGAAATTTTTGTATTTGGAATAATAATAAGATTGTTTTGAATGGCTTTAATGATTGTGTTACGCCAGGTAATATCCACAACATGACCTTCTTCACCAGAGCTTAGTTTTATGTAATCACCGGTACGAATTTTTTTTGAAGCAATAATTTGAATTCCGGCAAAAAGATTTGATAAAGTTTCTTGTAAAGCAAGTGCAACAGCCAAGCCTCCTACACCTAAGGCAGTCAGTATTGGAGCAATGGATACTCCAAATACCTGCAGAATAAGCATAGCGCCTATCAAAAGAATCACAATTCTAATAATATTGAGTATAATGCTATTTGAAGGTGCTCTTCCAGAAGTGTCTTCTGCAGTTACTTTGATAAGGTTTACAAATAAGCGAATTGCAAATACAGCCAAAGATAAGATGAGAACTGAAGCAGTTATTTTATGGGTAATTATTCTTAGTTCAGTTTGAACGACATGCGCTTGGACACCAATCGAAAATCCAAGAATTAAAAACCATAATACAACAAGGCCTCCAAGCGAATTAAATATAACATCATCAAACTTCCACGTAGTTTTTTTAGCGAATAATTTTATGCGCTTTAAAACAAATTTCTCCAAAAGAAAGCCAATAGTAAGGCCTACAAAGGAATAAAGTCCAATGTTAATGTAAAGATAAATAGTGTCTGACATAAAAAGTTAATTATTAATTTAGTTTTTTGTAATACTAGCTTGATTCTATT
This region includes:
- a CDS encoding Crp/Fnr family transcriptional regulator, translating into MEFNIDKYKLKSQSFFDMLGPNEVQYTKDNIIRKEYKKGQVLFKEDGFSKGIYIVKKGKVKIHNTGGEGKESIIYIYKKSDFFGYRPLVANEPNPVTATAMDNVVVSFIPKEVFESLLNTSNLFAKKLLINVTSEFSVWINKITLFSQYAVKGRVALSLLILSKVYEGDKPANFITINIGRDDLAAYVGTAKETLVRMLRVFKDEGVITSSGTKITVVKPEVLENYLNYF
- a CDS encoding cation:proton antiporter, translating into MTVFTAISIIITLSASLGYMNHRWLKLPSTIGVMILSLIVGVSLKIYGSFYPENIAPLRDYMNAFDFSSFVLDIILCFLLFAGALHVKFSELKDARATVISYATIGVLISTFLIGFLAYWILPLFGYHPQLIICLLFGALISPTDPIAVIGILAKYNVPKKLKVEIVGESLFNDGVGVVVFMIMYSVLQLGIDSLTINSLFEIFLHEVIGGLGVGLAVGYVGYRLMKSIDHYQSEVLISLSIVMGGYTLADFIHASGPLAMVVAGLLIGNQGKKEAMSNITAEYVDKFWELIDEICNTILFVLIGLEVFIIPLHTNYLLLGGVFIVITLLSRFISLVPSYLILNRKQDNKLLGLTTLTWGGLRGGISIALVLSLSKQTPYSEMFLVITFCIVLFSIVVQGLTVSNLLKRYK
- a CDS encoding TIGR00341 family protein: MDAEKADENTIIDSIKSNIEFKGTNLWTLIFAILIASIGLNVNSTAVIIGAMLISPLMGPIMGIGLGAGIFDFQLIKDALKNLFVAAAISLIASTVYFFISPLHEARSELLARTTPTIWDVLIALFGGLAGIIASSRKSITNAIPGVAIATALMPPLCTAGYGLGTGNIYYFLGAFYLFLINCVFISVSTFLIVRYLKFKPVHLVNEEMEKKVRKYIWWIAILTIIPSIFLAYRFVEQEIFKQNAESFINREVRSNGIFVIDKTIDVRDRRIELFVYGEKLTDSLSRTIVKKKKLYGLEKAEVIIEQTLNTNQRTKELIAEKPDISLELKTQLIEKDKLINKLNMRINSQFQAADSSIYREFSALYGKPKELIISRTLDFTEKGLDTITLVYYLLHKKPKHIDKSQLENWLKERTKSKRLKVVSN
- a CDS encoding mechanosensitive ion channel family protein; this translates as MSDTIYLYINIGLYSFVGLTIGFLLEKFVLKRIKLFAKKTTWKFDDVIFNSLGGLVVLWFLILGFSIGVQAHVVQTELRIITHKITASVLILSLAVFAIRLFVNLIKVTAEDTSGRAPSNSIILNIIRIVILLIGAMLILQVFGVSIAPILTALGVGGLAVALALQETLSNLFAGIQIIASKKIRTGDYIKLSSGEEGHVVDITWRNTIIKAIQNNLIIIPNTKISTSIVTNYFFPELEMSFAVEVGVSYDSDLDIVEKITLETATRILQTVEGGAKEFTPFTRYHTFSDSSINFAVILRAQEFGNQFLIKHEFIKALHKSYIKNNIEIPFPIRTVIMKNNKSGENNK
- a CDS encoding fluoroquinolone export ABC transporter permease subunit, with translation MKQFIHLLKLDFILLQRYKVIGISIALTAVYIAIFKGIAQFGNTDKILILLIFNDPALLGFLFTGVMILFEKNENTLQVLAVSPLKERNYILSKTVSLTSISLFCCCAMASAAVGTNFNMVHYFFASVLTTGFFTFLGMIMVAGVNTFNRFILKSVGVLILLSLPFLGYYELLSRNWFLWMPTQACIDLFKASFEKNTTTMQIIYGYVAAILWTVVTYLYALRLLTKNLN
- a CDS encoding chloride channel protein, yielding MNLNKINYLDKTISWIHDKLNGKQFLIFSGIAVGASAGLAAVILKLFVHFIRKYVLEGYLLTFDYKYIYLLMPLLGIGLTVFITNRFFSGNLFRGTIPILYAIAKKGSILPFGQIYSHIITSGITVGFGGSAGLESPIVSTGAAIGSNFGQRYKLTYKEKTLLLAAGAAGGIAGAFNAPIAGFLFALEVLIVDINITAIIPLLIAAASGTLISKIILEENILLYFRLIQPFDYHNVPYYILLGLLAGFVSLYHVVLFEKVEHYFSKITSGVKRCLYGGLALAALLALFPSLFGEGYDSIKSLAEMKPTALFKDSILSPFIGNQYLLLLLITITFLLKAFAVGITLGSGGNGGNFAPSLFIGAYLGFIFANVLILLGFNNVPFINLTLVAMAGILSGIFHAPLTAIFLIAEITGGYDLIIPLMIVSSVSFVVVKYFHPESIEVKKLKQQGAIVSGDKDMSLLGRINIRNLIEKDFEVIEPEEKLRMIIEHIKHSKRNRFPVLDKKGNLKGIIYVDSIKEEMFNPDLYDTIIAKELMVKPIAKIWIEDDIFSIMKKYDESGQWDLPVVENERYLGFLSKSIILSKYRNELLSSF
- a CDS encoding carbon-nitrogen hydrolase family protein, yielding MEKETAIKRIKLRKIRKSDYKQIVELQLACFPGMKPWNEAQFENLTTIFPEGQLCILMDSEIIASSSSLIINFANYSETSSWGELTDNGNISNHTLSGDTLYGMEIMVSPKSRGMKLSRRLYDARKNLAKHYNLRRILIGGRLPNFHKHQKKIEIDEYVSRVIDKKIYDPVLTAQLANGFALKRILPDYLPNDKESAGFATLLEWTNFNYKSKGAMSQIDYSPYVRVSAVQYQMRSIKSFEEFATQCEYFVDASSDYKSDFVVFPEMMTMQLLSFLPNKVPAIAIRELSNYTEQYINLFTSLAVKYNINIIGGSHFCTENDTLYNISFLFKRDGTHGKQYKIHITPYEKKWWGVKGGNKVEVFDTDKGKVAIIICYDIEFPELARIAVSKGAKILFVPFNTDDRRAYLRVRYCAQARCIENQVYTVITGCVGNLPEVENLDIHFSQSAILTPSDVEFSREGIAAEAVSNTETLIYQDLDLGLLDRNREMGDVQTWNDRKQGPYKLTYLDGEKVIEV